One Vanessa atalanta chromosome 8, ilVanAtal1.2, whole genome shotgun sequence genomic window carries:
- the LOC125065995 gene encoding clusterin-associated protein 1, producing MRALGFPRQISLESFRNPNWELVESCLRWLAARIEPDATLAGGKDSVELRVAMVTHATELFHSRANLKLNGKKIYGADGWAVRELLKVANLLRSALDTPNQDDQHSDSNPLVYDISTRVGEVKQARGLATDITAQGAFLYDLLAKEPENKEQRDKALSRPLDMSSLEAALNRAVESVAGQVAAVREQIDNVASSEAALDAKLERRRAELQRAEKRLHTVQKIKPAYQSELTALEGEIEQLWEQYVVRYRCVEALKHQLSLLETAQAEAAEEQQAAIMQLIHKYEAEDVLGKLSDSDDMDSSDESKEPAKQPRPATRPRTRLRIKTAGTGPDARHAFGSMQARESLEELDRSSSDTDLSDAQIYGESGGRWSRPRPAARPATRPATRTLAGVDDYADLVHREEDGEGSEGSLGSSSESELRLTSAHPGRTSALSDNEF from the exons ATGCGAGCGCTAGGCTTTCCTCGTCAAATATCTTTGGAAAGTTTCCGTAACCCTAATTGGGAGCTGGTAGAGTCCTGTTTGAGATGGCTTGCTGCGAGAATCGAACCAGATGCAACATTGGCTGGTGGGAAGGATTCAGTTGAACTACGGGTCGCTATGGTCACACACGCTACTGAACTGTTT CACTCAAGAGCAAATCTTAAGCTCAACGGTAAAAAGATTTATGGGGCAGATGGATGGGCTGTGCGCGAACTTCTTAAAGTAGCAAATCTTCTACGTTCGGCTCTAGATACGCCAAACCAAGACGATCAACACAGTGACTCAAATCCATTAGTGTATGATATTAGTACCAGA GTCGGAGAAGTGAAGCAAGCTCGAGGATTGGCTACGGATATCACAGCTCAAGGAGCTTTTCTCTACGATCTATTGGCTAAGGAACCAGAAAATAAG GAGCAACGCGACAAAGCACTATCCCGTCCTTTGGACATGTCCTCATTGGAAGCAGCTCTTAATCGTGCGGTGGAGTCAGTGGCCGGTCAGGTGGCCGCCGTCCGCGAGCAGATAGACAACGTGGCGTCCAGCGAGGCAGCGCTCGACGCCAAACTGGAGCGCCGCCGGGCGGAGCTACAGCGGGCGGAGAAGAGGTTGCATACCGTGCAAAAAATCAA aCCTGCATATCAAAGCGAGCTAACAGCCCTGGAAGGGGAAATAGAACAGCTGTGGGAGCAGTACGTGGTGCGATACCGCTGCGTGGAGGCGCTAAAACATCAGCTCAGTTTGTTAGAGACTGCTCAGGCTGAG gcagCGGAAGAACAACAAGCGGCGATAAtgcaattaattcataaatatgaaGCCGAAGACGTTCTCGGGAAACTCAGCGACTCTG atgATATGGATTCCAGTGATGAAAGCAAGGAGCCTGCAAAGCAGCCGCGCCCAGCTACCAGACCTCGGACTAGGCTCCGAATCAAGACCGCTG GAACTGGTCCCGACGCAAGACACGCGTTTGGGAGCATGCAAGCTCGGGAGTCCCTCGAGGAATTGGACCGATCCAGCTCCGACACTGATCTGTCTGATGCGCAGATTTACG GCGAGTCCGGCGGGCGCTGGTCGCGGCCGCGCCCCGCCGCGCGCCCCGCCACGCGCCCCGCCACGCGCACGCTGGCCGGCGTCGACGACTACGCCGACCTCGTGCACA GAGAAGAAGACGGGGAAGGTTCAGAGGGTTCCCTGGGCAGCTCCTCTGAAAGTGAACTGAGGCTGACGAGCGCTCACCCAGGCAGGACGTCGGCGCTCAGCGATAACGAGTTTTAA
- the LOC125065728 gene encoding peptidyl-tRNA hydrolase ICT1, mitochondrial: MAFAPIRTHVMRLIGQSGHYSTLLQRSMAYKSAISLETLYPNSSLKLTTPAFTPNPDEKFSGYIPIDKLDIKYSASSGPGGQNVNKVHTKVDLRFKVDEADWIPKEIREKMLELHSKKLSKEGFLILRSDVTRSQQLNLADCLQKLRNIIREASVTKKEASPETTERIRQRHLKASRLRVAIKREDALRRAQRQPPTVVDL; encoded by the exons ATGGCTTTTGCGCCAATACGTACGCACGTTATGCGCTTAATCGGACAAAGCGGTCATTATTCAACACTGCTGCAAAGGTCCATGGCATATAAGAGCGCTATTTCTTTGGAAACACTATATCCTAACAGTTCTCTTAAGCTGACTACACCTGCAttt ACTCCAAATCCAGATGAAAAATTCTCAGGATATATACCGATCGATAAGTTGGATATCAAATATAGCGCTAGCTCGGGGCCCGGTGGGCAAAATGTGAACAAG GTCCATACTAAAGTGGATTTAAGGTTTAAAGTTGATGAGGCTGACTGGATCCCTAAAGAGATTAGAGAAAAAATGCTAGAGCTG CACAGCAAAAAGTTATCTAAAGAAGGATTCTTGATTTTGCGCTCAGATGTGACTCGGTCACAGCAGTTAAATCTGGCAGACTGCCTTCAAAaacttagaaatataataagagAAGCTTCAGTTACGAAGAAAGAAGCTTCTCCAGAGACCACTGAACGCATCAGACAGAG GCATTTAAAGGCTTCTCGGCTGCGTGTTGCTATTAAACGTGAAGATGCTTTGAGGCGTGCTCAGAGACAGCCGCCCACTGTTGTAgacttatga